CAGGCCCCGAAATCGTGCCGCCGGGGCGAAGATGGCGGTCGTGATAGTCCATGCGCATGCGGGCGGAGAGTGGCCCGATCTCTTCGAGGAAGTAGGTCTGCCCTCCCATATGCATCTGTGGAAACTCGCGATCCAGGAACGCGATCAGATCGTCCTTCGTCATGACGGGATGATGGGATGCCATGCGTCAAATGCTCATTGAACTGCCCTGGCCTATCCCATACGTTGCCCCCATGGATCACAGCAATTACCCGAACGATTACATCCGCGGCATTCTCAACGGCACGAAGACCATCGCGCTGGTGGGCGCTTCGGCGAATCCCGCCCGTCCGAGCTGGATCGTGACCAAATACCTGCTGGAGCGGGGCTACGACGTCATTCCCGTCAATCCGGGAATCGCCGGCACGGAACTGCTGGGCAAGAAGGTGTACGGCTCGCTCGCCGAGGTGCCCGGCCCCATCGACATGGTCGAGATCTTCCGCAACTCGGAGGCGGCGGGTCCGATCACGGACGAAGCCCTCGCGCTCGATCCGCTGCCGAAGGTGATCTGGATGCAGCTTTCCGTCCGCAACGACGACGCGGCCGCGAAAGCCGAGGCCAAGGGCATCAAGGTGGTGATGGACCGCTGCCCCAAGATCGAATTCGGGCGCCT
This window of the Microvirga sp. TS319 genome carries:
- a CDS encoding CoA-binding protein, translated to MDHSNYPNDYIRGILNGTKTIALVGASANPARPSWIVTKYLLERGYDVIPVNPGIAGTELLGKKVYGSLAEVPGPIDMVEIFRNSEAAGPITDEALALDPLPKVIWMQLSVRNDDAAAKAEAKGIKVVMDRCPKIEFGRLSGEISWQGVNSRMLSAKKPVLSGKGFQKLSLNRP